A region of Haliotis asinina isolate JCU_RB_2024 chromosome 7, JCU_Hal_asi_v2, whole genome shotgun sequence DNA encodes the following proteins:
- the LOC137290603 gene encoding G-protein coupled receptor 157-like, which produces MVQVTPTVPPVSPGPNATFTPVDAAYVIITNGVSVISIIGNLVIVGCYYMYHDIRTTGRKLLVCLSVANFIMCIAALLQAATFYKSTERVLQERSVLCETAALFTVYAHTAMCLWTDAIGFYLFLCVTLRFIVVANRVTWLFHVFSWIMPAVVAFSAGASDVYGYDDTFLRKHRRPAPCWISDRVSNKMDWYFVTIEGWTLASYLASVLLFVVITCSVNCQAIKKVDREYVIEDMAIQTANKQLRYIPIIFICLRIWGTLYFLCVQYGTARAVDLFADWLLIAKAVGDNSIGLANCLLFLLSIKAMRKRIARWFSERCKGKVSVPENWRPSIIVRRMKKRKDTGLDLSGISLDFPTNEDSSSIVDDDILFEREV; this is translated from the exons ATGGTCCAAGTTACCCCGACCGTGCCTCCAGTCAGTCCGGGTCCCAACGCGACCTTCACCCCAGTCGACGCTGCTTACGTCATCATAACCAATGGCGTGTCCGTCATTTCCATTATTGGCAACCTTGTCATCGTCGGGTGTTACTACATGTACCACGACATCAGAACAACGGGTCGCAAATTATTGGTCTGTCTCAGTGTTGCGAACTTTATCATGTGTATAGCAGCGCTGCTGCAGGCGGCGACATTCTACAAGAGCACGGAGCGGGTGTTGCAGGAACGTAGTGTGTTGTGTGAGACGGCGGCGTTGTTTACAGTGTACGCGCATACGGCAATGTGTCTGTGGACGGACGCCATCGGCTTCTATCTGTTCCTCTGTGTGACGTTACGCTTCATTGTGGTGGCCAACAGGGTGACGTGGCTGTTCCACGTGTTTTCGTGGATAATGCCAG CTGTCGTTGCCTTTTCTGCCGGTGCCTCCGACGTCTACGGGTACGACGACACGTTTCTCCGTAAACACCGTCGCCCAGCGCCATGTTGGATCAGCGACAGAGTGTCCAACAAGATGGACTGGTATTTTGTAACTATCGAAGGCTGGACGCTGGCGTCCTATTTGGCGTCTGTACTGCTTTTTGTTGTCATCACATGCAGCGTTAACTGTCAG GCGATAAAAAAAGTTGATCGTGAATACGTCATAGAGGACATGGCTATTCAGACAGCCAACAAACAACTCCGTTACATCCCCATCATTTTCATATGTCTGCGCATCTGGGGAACACTGTACTTCCTGTGTGTCCAGTACGGCACCGCCAGGGCAGTTGACCTGTTTGCTGATTGGCTACTCATTGCAAAG GCAGTAGGCGACAACTCTATCGGACTGGCCAACTGTCTGCTATTCCTATTGTCTATCAAAGCCATGCGGAAACGCATAGCCAGGTGGTTCAGTGAGAGGTGCAAGGGCAAGGTCAGCGTGCCAGAGAACTGGCGGCCATCTATCATCGTCCGGCGAATGAAGAAGAGGAAGGATACAGGCCTGGACCTCTCCGGCATATCCCTGGACTTCCCCACGAATGAAGATTCGTCCTCCATCGTCGACGACGACATCCTCTTTGAACGGGAAGTTTGA